In the Candidatus Nitrospira nitrosa genome, one interval contains:
- a CDS encoding non-ribosomal peptide synthetase: MQPTIAVQGFRLSPQQKRLWVLQQTFGAVWTQGTLSIQGILDRVRLERAVHAAVDKHEAFRTLFCREPGVKVPLQVIAEDCRPVWETVDIQSTDAAMRATTRDELLEEHRRQTIDWEQGPPVRCTLCRLSDHEHWLLISLPAMCADARTLHNLAGEIAAGYGAAGHKGHEEPVQYTQFAEWQNELLADQDAANGRRFWGDMLVDQASMTLPFECTRQETGGWPTETLVWNLSGEVVASLLALSERYETPVEALLLAAWQVVLGRVGDRPEYLMALLSDGRKYDELESGMGLFAKWVPLRCRIDLDTPFRELAAAVWSDQQQVREWQEYFLWDGRAEGIDFTTTELVGFEFQTLGSFAQTGDIVFSFEPSAVRFEPLKLTLTCTRRSRSIQLRLQADSKLVHTAALSILREAMTAVLTGAAAQPETCVGLLPLLSESKRSRLLHTGHGTAHPLQTAQSLVTLFEHQAEARPDATAVVCGDCRLTYAELNARANQVAHGLNRRGVGQGDLVGLCVERSVEMVAGLLGVLKSGAAYVPLDPENSMVRLTFEIAQAGIAVVLTQAKWRQRLPATGTTALGLDFQDWAFAEEPSGNPDRMVHPMELAYVIYTSGSTGVPKGVAVTHLGVVNYTGYICRAVHAEAGLSYATVSTLSADLGNTVIFASLVSGGCLHVIGYDTATDGRKFGEYCANHPIDVLKIVPAHFQSLLATAEDHEVLPRGQLVLGGDVLSHALADHITASGRCRLLNHYGPTETTIGCLTFPVEAQHEDVRLSTTVPIGRPIDNAEAYILDERLDQLPVGIPGELYLGGAGLARGYLGRPDLTAQRFVPHPFASQPGSRLYKTGDLARILPDGTVEFLGRTDFQIKLRGYRIELGEIEARLTEHPGIQQAVVTARASQAGEKYLAAYIVARDSAGEPAGWREFLKECLPDYMIPTALLCLPALPLNQNGKVDRALLPEPEAYLASNRRYVAPRNPSEEMLTGIWATILKRDRIGIHDDFFDLGGHSLLATQVMARVRSVFRVELPLRTLFEATTVAQLAEAIQSARLQDGDMDMPPVSRVQHDGPVPLSFSQQRLWVLTQLEPDGASYNLPIALRLSGTLDVKALEWSVNELVRRHEVLRTTVALSDGQPIQIVAPATALPLPVVTLDHHVDKSEREAAVLRLATAEAQRPFELAYGPMLRVTLLRLDVEEHVLLLTMHHIVSDAWSSHILVREMTELYVAQVQSRPAALPELPVQYADFAIWQRQWLSGTRLDRQLDYWKKRLADALEPLNLLMDHPRPPVQTSHGASLTVSLSPELSSAMTELSRREGVTLFMTLLAGFYALLFKYTGRPDLVVGSPIANRTRSEIEGLIGFFVNTLALRADLSGSQTIRELLALVRQVCLGAYTHQDVPFEKLVEVLQPVRDVSYSPIFQVMFELQNAPTSELAVPGLQIATVDVEPLTAKFDLTLSLCENEAGLTASMEYNSDLFSADSVMRMLRHYELILQGMAVQPDTTIEDLRLLTDEKQRLLTDWNVGPRLSLPDRSFAQLFEAQASATPDRVAAVCMDRRVTYQELNRRANRVAHALRLKGVEPEMVVAVLGDRNLDFLAMLLGIVKTGGMYLPLDTGHPDHRLRHMLAESRPRVLLTTETSRQRVMPLQEGLSEHEPSTLLTMEETQSSVNDEMNPFTSVHPRGAAYVIYTSGSTGTPKGAIVEHRGMLNHLWGKLQTLELTADDVIAQTASQCFDISIWQFLAPLLCGGRVCIVPDDIAHDPGRLLHHVEAAGVTILEAVPAMLQGMLDMAANSGESEPALVRLRMVLPTGEALPASLCRRWLARYPVVPLINAYGPAECADDVALYPVTQIPEEHVTFMPVGRPVPNIELYVLSPSLKPLPIGVVGELCVAGVGVGRGYLCDSAKTAEAFIPHPFACEPGARLYRTGDTAKYLPNGDIQFLGRMDHQVKVRGFRIELGEVEAQLLEHPEVHEAVVVVKEDVGGDKRLVAYVAGGASHETLHEFLRERVPDYMVPSTIVVLESLPRNANGKVDRRSLPEPDLRGSLQTFVAPRTDMETRLAREWAEVLGLPQVGIHDNFFDLGGHSLTAVQLVSRIQRIIGNPIALLDLFQAPTVAGLVERISGQAEAASSPFVVLQAGREGAPLFCFDPTGTHVAAYQSVAYSLGQEQPVYGLPLGWIFSEPWNRLSMDLIAARYAVIIRDRQKDGPYLLLGWSNGGAIALAVAQQLERQGQSVNFLGILDTQFQTMSDSTDSVEEELLHYIQGDRREAFLAVPEVERQALSDALKRLGDEDRVEYGIRWAQDRKLLSREESEASIAALKVAYALDRESAGMLRAAVQNPLQAPIHAWWTSATLRKHGKAPVDWSVCTRGIAVSETVHGEHADVVRSIQVHQRISEILSMLRGGRAQEESYAVQP, translated from the coding sequence ATGCAACCGACTATAGCTGTACAAGGGTTCCGGCTTTCTCCTCAACAAAAGCGTCTGTGGGTGCTTCAACAAACGTTCGGAGCCGTCTGGACTCAGGGAACACTGAGCATCCAGGGCATACTGGACCGCGTCCGCCTCGAACGGGCTGTGCATGCGGCGGTGGACAAACACGAAGCGTTTCGAACGCTATTCTGCAGGGAACCAGGGGTAAAGGTACCTTTACAAGTCATCGCTGAGGACTGCAGGCCCGTCTGGGAGACCGTCGATATTCAGTCAACCGACGCGGCGATGCGCGCAACAACACGTGATGAGCTGTTGGAGGAGCATCGTCGTCAGACGATTGATTGGGAACAGGGGCCGCCGGTCCGCTGCACTCTGTGCCGACTGTCGGATCACGAGCATTGGCTTCTGATCAGCCTACCGGCCATGTGCGCCGATGCCAGGACGCTTCATAACTTGGCCGGTGAGATCGCCGCCGGTTACGGCGCCGCCGGGCATAAGGGTCATGAGGAACCGGTGCAGTACACCCAGTTTGCCGAATGGCAGAACGAGTTGCTCGCGGACCAGGATGCTGCCAATGGCCGGCGGTTCTGGGGAGACATGCTGGTAGACCAAGCTTCGATGACGTTACCGTTCGAGTGTACACGACAAGAGACCGGCGGCTGGCCGACAGAGACGCTTGTCTGGAACTTGAGTGGAGAAGTTGTTGCATCGTTGCTGGCTCTGTCCGAACGGTATGAGACGCCGGTAGAAGCGTTGCTGTTGGCCGCCTGGCAGGTCGTGCTGGGCCGGGTCGGTGACCGTCCGGAATATCTCATGGCTCTGCTCAGCGACGGGAGAAAATACGACGAGCTGGAGTCGGGGATGGGACTCTTCGCCAAGTGGGTGCCTCTGCGGTGCCGGATCGACCTGGACACACCATTTCGGGAGCTGGCGGCTGCAGTCTGGTCCGACCAGCAGCAGGTACGAGAGTGGCAGGAGTACTTCCTGTGGGACGGCAGGGCCGAAGGAATCGACTTTACAACGACGGAACTAGTGGGATTTGAGTTTCAAACACTGGGATCGTTCGCGCAGACCGGAGATATCGTCTTCTCGTTCGAGCCGTCGGCTGTCCGATTCGAGCCACTCAAGCTGACCTTGACCTGTACGAGACGAAGCCGGTCGATCCAGTTGCGACTGCAGGCCGATTCGAAACTGGTTCATACGGCGGCGCTTTCGATCCTGAGAGAAGCCATGACTGCTGTGCTCACCGGTGCGGCGGCGCAGCCGGAGACCTGCGTCGGGCTGCTGCCCTTGCTGAGCGAATCCAAGCGGAGCCGATTGCTGCACACAGGCCACGGCACCGCACATCCACTCCAGACTGCACAATCTCTCGTGACTCTGTTCGAACATCAAGCCGAAGCGCGGCCTGATGCGACCGCCGTCGTCTGCGGCGACTGCCGCCTCACCTACGCTGAATTGAATGCCAGAGCCAACCAGGTTGCGCATGGACTGAACAGGAGGGGAGTGGGACAAGGCGATCTCGTGGGATTGTGTGTCGAGCGCTCGGTCGAAATGGTGGCCGGATTGTTGGGAGTACTTAAATCCGGCGCCGCCTATGTGCCGCTCGATCCGGAGAACTCTATGGTGCGCCTGACGTTTGAGATTGCGCAGGCTGGGATCGCCGTCGTGCTGACGCAGGCGAAATGGCGGCAGCGCCTACCCGCCACCGGGACGACGGCGCTCGGGCTGGATTTCCAGGACTGGGCGTTTGCGGAGGAGCCGTCCGGCAATCCTGATCGGATGGTTCACCCGATGGAACTGGCCTATGTGATCTATACCTCGGGATCGACCGGTGTTCCGAAAGGCGTCGCCGTTACTCATCTCGGTGTGGTGAACTACACGGGCTACATCTGCCGAGCGGTACATGCCGAGGCCGGCCTGAGTTATGCCACCGTCTCAACCCTCAGCGCCGATCTCGGAAATACCGTGATCTTTGCGTCGCTCGTATCCGGCGGGTGCCTGCATGTGATTGGGTACGACACGGCCACGGATGGACGGAAGTTCGGAGAGTATTGTGCCAATCATCCGATCGACGTGCTGAAGATAGTGCCGGCCCATTTCCAATCGTTGCTTGCGACGGCGGAGGACCACGAGGTGCTGCCACGGGGGCAGCTCGTCCTTGGAGGGGATGTGTTATCTCATGCGCTCGCCGACCACATAACGGCGTCCGGGCGCTGTCGTTTGCTGAATCATTACGGGCCGACGGAGACGACGATCGGGTGCCTGACTTTTCCGGTCGAGGCGCAGCATGAAGACGTACGACTCTCTACGACCGTGCCGATCGGTCGTCCGATCGACAATGCAGAAGCCTATATTTTGGACGAGCGGCTCGATCAGTTACCCGTCGGTATACCCGGAGAACTCTATCTCGGCGGGGCGGGACTGGCGCGTGGGTATCTTGGACGGCCCGATCTCACGGCCCAACGGTTTGTGCCTCATCCTTTTGCATCCCAACCGGGAAGCCGTCTCTACAAGACCGGTGATCTGGCGCGTATTCTGCCGGACGGTACAGTGGAATTCCTCGGCAGAACCGATTTTCAGATCAAGCTCCGGGGGTACCGCATTGAATTGGGCGAAATCGAGGCGCGTCTTACCGAACATCCCGGCATTCAACAAGCGGTCGTGACAGCGCGAGCAAGCCAAGCGGGCGAGAAATATCTGGCTGCGTATATCGTAGCCCGCGACTCTGCCGGTGAACCGGCAGGATGGCGTGAGTTTTTAAAGGAATGTCTGCCGGACTACATGATTCCTACCGCCCTGCTCTGTCTGCCGGCGCTCCCATTGAATCAGAACGGGAAAGTCGATCGGGCGCTCCTGCCGGAGCCGGAGGCATATCTGGCGTCGAATCGCCGTTATGTGGCGCCTCGTAATCCCTCGGAAGAGATGCTGACAGGCATCTGGGCGACCATCCTCAAGCGGGATCGGATCGGGATTCATGACGATTTTTTTGATCTCGGCGGACATTCATTGTTGGCGACGCAGGTCATGGCACGGGTGCGCTCGGTCTTTCGTGTGGAACTACCGCTGCGGACTCTCTTCGAGGCGACGACGGTGGCCCAACTGGCGGAAGCCATACAGTCGGCCCGCTTGCAGGACGGAGACATGGACATGCCGCCGGTTTCGCGAGTACAGCATGACGGGCCGGTCCCGCTGTCCTTTTCCCAGCAGCGTCTGTGGGTCTTGACGCAACTGGAACCGGATGGTGCTTCCTACAATCTTCCGATCGCGCTCCGATTGTCGGGGACACTCGATGTCAAGGCTCTTGAATGGAGCGTCAACGAGCTCGTTCGGCGGCACGAAGTATTGCGCACCACGGTGGCGTTGTCGGACGGACAACCAATACAAATCGTGGCGCCGGCAACGGCGCTGCCGCTTCCCGTTGTCACGCTCGATCATCATGTGGATAAATCCGAACGGGAGGCGGCCGTCTTACGGCTTGCGACGGCTGAAGCGCAGCGTCCGTTCGAGTTGGCTTATGGTCCCATGCTGCGCGTCACGCTGCTCAGACTCGACGTGGAGGAACACGTCCTATTGTTGACGATGCACCACATCGTGTCCGATGCCTGGTCTTCACATATTCTCGTGCGGGAGATGACCGAGCTCTATGTCGCTCAGGTCCAAAGCAGACCGGCGGCACTTCCGGAACTCCCGGTTCAATACGCGGATTTCGCCATCTGGCAGCGACAATGGCTGTCGGGTACGCGCTTAGATCGCCAACTCGACTATTGGAAGAAGCGATTGGCAGATGCGCTCGAGCCGCTGAACCTTTTGATGGATCATCCGCGACCTCCGGTCCAAACCTCCCATGGGGCTTCGCTCACTGTGTCGTTGTCGCCCGAACTGTCCTCAGCGATGACCGAGCTCAGCCGACGCGAGGGCGTCACGTTGTTCATGACCTTGCTGGCCGGGTTCTATGCCTTATTGTTCAAATATACCGGCCGGCCTGACCTCGTCGTCGGATCTCCGATTGCCAACCGCACTCGTAGCGAGATCGAAGGGCTGATCGGTTTCTTCGTGAATACGCTGGCGCTGCGGGCCGACTTGTCGGGGAGTCAGACGATCCGCGAGCTCCTGGCGCTGGTCCGACAGGTCTGTCTGGGCGCATACACGCATCAGGACGTACCGTTTGAAAAACTGGTCGAGGTGCTGCAGCCTGTGCGTGACGTCAGTTACTCGCCGATTTTTCAAGTCATGTTTGAACTACAAAATGCGCCCACCTCCGAGTTGGCCGTTCCGGGACTCCAGATTGCCACGGTGGATGTGGAGCCGCTGACGGCCAAGTTCGATCTGACGTTGTCTCTGTGCGAAAACGAAGCCGGGCTGACGGCGTCGATGGAATACAACAGCGATCTGTTTTCCGCCGACAGTGTCATGCGCATGCTCCGGCACTATGAATTGATCCTTCAAGGCATGGCCGTGCAGCCCGATACCACGATTGAGGATTTGCGGCTGTTGACCGACGAGAAGCAACGTTTGCTGACCGACTGGAACGTGGGACCACGACTATCATTGCCGGATCGGTCTTTTGCGCAGCTGTTCGAAGCGCAGGCATCGGCGACGCCGGATCGCGTGGCCGCTGTCTGCATGGATCGTCGGGTGACCTATCAGGAGTTGAATCGTCGTGCGAACCGAGTCGCCCATGCGTTGCGGCTCAAGGGCGTGGAGCCGGAAATGGTCGTGGCGGTCTTAGGTGACAGAAATCTCGACTTCTTGGCGATGCTGCTGGGGATCGTCAAGACAGGCGGTATGTATCTGCCACTCGATACAGGGCATCCGGATCACCGACTGAGGCATATGCTCGCTGAAAGCCGACCGCGTGTGTTGTTGACCACGGAGACCTCTCGGCAACGCGTGATGCCGCTGCAGGAAGGTCTGTCGGAGCATGAGCCGTCGACTCTTCTCACGATGGAAGAGACCCAGTCATCGGTGAACGACGAGATGAATCCTTTCACCTCTGTTCATCCACGGGGCGCCGCCTATGTGATCTATACCTCCGGCTCCACCGGGACTCCCAAGGGCGCGATCGTCGAGCATCGTGGGATGCTCAATCATCTCTGGGGGAAATTGCAGACGCTTGAGTTGACCGCGGACGACGTGATCGCCCAGACCGCATCCCAGTGTTTCGATATTTCCATCTGGCAGTTTCTGGCTCCGCTGTTGTGCGGTGGACGGGTTTGCATCGTTCCGGACGACATCGCGCATGACCCGGGACGGCTGCTTCATCATGTGGAGGCGGCAGGTGTCACAATCCTCGAGGCCGTGCCGGCGATGCTGCAGGGCATGCTCGATATGGCAGCCAATAGCGGCGAGAGCGAACCGGCGCTCGTACGGCTGCGGATGGTATTACCGACCGGAGAGGCGCTACCTGCATCGCTTTGCCGGCGTTGGCTTGCCCGGTACCCAGTAGTTCCGCTGATCAACGCCTATGGGCCGGCGGAATGTGCGGATGATGTCGCGTTGTATCCTGTGACGCAGATTCCGGAGGAACATGTAACTTTCATGCCAGTAGGCAGGCCGGTACCCAACATCGAGCTCTACGTGCTCTCTCCGTCATTGAAGCCTCTGCCGATCGGAGTCGTGGGGGAATTGTGCGTGGCCGGAGTCGGTGTCGGGCGAGGGTATTTGTGCGATTCGGCCAAGACGGCAGAGGCCTTCATTCCCCATCCGTTCGCCTGCGAACCAGGCGCGCGCCTGTATCGAACAGGTGATACGGCCAAGTACTTACCGAACGGAGACATTCAGTTTCTCGGTCGCATGGATCATCAGGTCAAGGTTCGCGGTTTCAGGATTGAGCTAGGAGAGGTTGAGGCACAGCTGCTCGAGCATCCGGAGGTGCACGAGGCTGTCGTCGTGGTCAAAGAAGATGTCGGAGGGGATAAACGGCTCGTCGCGTATGTGGCGGGAGGCGCCTCTCATGAAACGCTGCACGAATTTCTGCGCGAGCGAGTGCCCGATTATATGGTGCCGTCCACTATCGTCGTGCTGGAGTCGTTGCCTCGCAATGCCAACGGTAAAGTCGACAGGCGATCATTACCCGAACCCGACCTCCGGGGTTCGCTACAGACGTTCGTTGCACCCCGCACGGACATGGAAACGAGGTTGGCGCGCGAGTGGGCGGAGGTGCTTGGCCTGCCGCAAGTAGGAATTCACGACAACTTCTTCGATCTCGGAGGTCATTCGTTGACGGCGGTGCAGCTCGTATCGCGCATCCAGAGGATAATCGGAAATCCGATCGCGCTGCTTGACCTCTTTCAGGCCCCGACGGTGGCGGGTTTGGTGGAACGGATCTCCGGCCAAGCCGAGGCGGCATCTTCTCCATTCGTGGTGCTTCAGGCCGGACGAGAGGGCGCGCCGCTTTTTTGTTTCGATCCGACCGGGACGCACGTCGCGGCGTATCAATCGGTTGCCTATTCGCTGGGCCAGGAGCAGCCGGTGTATGGATTACCGTTGGGCTGGATCTTCTCAGAACCCTGGAATCGTCTGTCGATGGATCTGATTGCCGCACGCTATGCCGTGATCATTCGAGATAGGCAGAAAGACGGGCCGTATCTCTTGCTCGGATGGTCTAATGGGGGAGCCATCGCTTTGGCTGTTGCGCAACAGCTGGAACGACAAGGACAATCGGTCAATTTCCTCGGCATTCTGGACACGCAATTTCAAACCATGTCGGATTCTACGGATTCGGTCGAGGAAGAACTGCTCCACTATATCCAGGGAGACCGTAGAGAGGCCTTCCTGGCTGTGCCAGAGGTCGAGCGGCAGGCTCTCAGCGATGCTCTGAAACGGTTGGGCGATGAGGATCGGGTGGAATATGGGATTCGATGGGCTCAGGACCGAAAGCTGCTGTCCCGCGAGGAATCGGAGGCGTCCATCGCCGCTCTAAAAGTCGCCTATGCTCTGGATCGCGAGTCGGCCGGAATGCTACGCGCGGCCGTACAGAATCCCCTTCAGGCGCCGATTCATGCCTGGTGGACCAGTGCGACTCTTCGGAAGCACGGGAAAGCTCCGGTTGATTGGAGTGTGTGTACAAGGGGAATCGCGGTGAGTGAAACGGTTCACGGCGAGCATGCGGATGTGGTGCGGAGCATTCAGGTTCATCAGCGCATCAGTGAAATTCTGTCTATGCTACGAGGCGGTCGCGCACAGGAGGAGTCATATGCAGTACAACCCTGA